The following proteins come from a genomic window of Natronogracilivirga saccharolytica:
- a CDS encoding M23 family metallopeptidase, producing MHRAILPSLLLIVTLNACHFQDDSSYDTSDTAEPVSEKVEIQPELDVFGINKELEATTHRIRRNESLSFILRNNGLTPRNVHEIVQASSGIFDVRRIRAGRPLHIYTQSDTTGGAAKPRYIVYEENSTDFIRFELGDSVSVERGSKPQETRTRLVSGEINSSLYQALRSLGVDQQLTHRLAEVYAWQVDFYRIQRGDHFEVYFEEKYVDGQRTGIGRIKAAVFNHRGNNYYAFHYRQNGMDEYYDENGKSMRRQFMAAPLEYNRISSRFSHNRYHPVHRRHMPHYGTDYAAPTGTPIRAVGDGVVTAARYGRNNGNFVRIRHNSIYETGYLHMSRFADGISAGTEVEQGQIIGYVGATGTATGPHLCFRFWKHGEPVDPQRIDLPPADPIQTEHRVAFLSRKEDLLTRMDIDPDTVIQRPFAFAPDIGYSGILSGSPAQEDSTEL from the coding sequence ATGCATCGCGCTATTCTGCCATCACTGCTCCTGATTGTAACATTGAATGCCTGCCATTTCCAAGATGACAGCAGCTATGACACTTCAGACACGGCAGAACCTGTTTCTGAAAAAGTTGAAATACAGCCTGAACTGGATGTATTTGGGATCAACAAAGAGCTGGAAGCCACAACTCACAGAATCAGAAGAAATGAGTCGCTGTCTTTCATACTCAGAAATAATGGACTCACACCCCGTAACGTGCATGAAATTGTTCAGGCTTCCTCGGGAATTTTTGATGTGCGAAGGATACGCGCCGGACGGCCTCTTCACATTTACACTCAGTCAGACACTACCGGCGGGGCTGCAAAACCCCGGTATATTGTTTATGAGGAGAACAGCACAGATTTCATCCGGTTTGAGCTTGGTGATTCCGTTAGTGTCGAAAGGGGTTCAAAACCTCAGGAAACACGCACCCGGCTGGTAAGCGGGGAAATCAACAGTTCATTATATCAGGCACTTCGCTCACTCGGTGTTGATCAGCAGCTTACACACCGCCTCGCCGAAGTTTACGCCTGGCAGGTAGACTTTTACCGTATCCAGCGGGGAGATCATTTTGAGGTCTATTTTGAGGAAAAATATGTAGACGGACAGCGTACCGGTATTGGCCGTATAAAAGCAGCCGTATTCAATCACCGGGGCAACAATTATTACGCTTTTCATTACAGACAAAACGGAATGGATGAGTATTATGACGAAAACGGGAAGTCCATGAGACGTCAGTTCATGGCCGCTCCGCTGGAATACAATCGTATCAGCTCCCGGTTTTCACACAACAGGTATCATCCCGTACACCGGCGCCATATGCCGCATTACGGAACTGATTATGCCGCTCCTACGGGTACTCCCATCAGAGCCGTGGGGGATGGTGTCGTTACCGCAGCCCGATACGGACGAAATAACGGAAACTTCGTCAGAATCAGACATAACAGTATTTACGAAACAGGATACCTTCATATGTCACGATTTGCTGATGGTATAAGCGCCGGAACGGAAGTCGAGCAGGGCCAGATAATCGGCTACGTCGGGGCGACGGGAACGGCTACCGGCCCTCACCTTTGTTTCCGGTTCTGGAAACATGGCGAACCCGTTGATCCGCAGCGAATTGACCTGCCCCCTGCAGACCCGATTCAGACGGAGCACCGGGTTGCATTTCTTTCCAGAAAAGAAGATTTGCTGACCAGGATGGATATTGATCCGGATACCGTAATTCAAAGACCTTTTGCATTCGCACCAGATATCGGTTATTCCGGAATTCTCTCCGGATCTCCCGCGCAGGAAGACTCTACTGAATTATAG
- a CDS encoding SIR2 family NAD-dependent protein deacylase translates to MNLYNKEKAVALTGAGMSADSGITTFRDSGGLWEGVDVMEVASIEGWNRDPEKVLEFYNSRRRQLKEVQPNAGHLALKQLEKYYDVTIVTQNVDDLHERAGSSRIIHLHGELTKARPVNADGPVKDIGYDDIKPGDKDSEGRQLRPNIVWFGEMVPMMETAAREVARCDILLVIGTSLAVYPAAGLVDLTQPGTPVYVIDPKQPEFRFQSNVTFIQKTAAEGTPELVQDLIKKKKEH, encoded by the coding sequence ATGAATTTATATAATAAAGAAAAAGCCGTTGCATTGACAGGTGCAGGGATGAGTGCGGACAGCGGTATCACCACTTTCAGGGACTCCGGTGGCCTCTGGGAAGGTGTGGATGTGATGGAGGTAGCTTCGATTGAAGGTTGGAACCGGGATCCTGAAAAGGTTCTTGAATTCTACAATTCAAGAAGGAGACAATTGAAGGAAGTTCAGCCGAATGCAGGACACCTGGCTCTGAAACAGCTGGAGAAATACTATGATGTAACAATAGTGACTCAAAACGTGGATGATCTGCATGAGCGGGCCGGTTCTTCCCGAATAATCCATTTGCATGGTGAACTGACCAAGGCAAGACCCGTAAATGCGGATGGTCCTGTGAAAGATATTGGATATGATGATATAAAACCGGGTGACAAGGACAGTGAAGGCCGGCAGCTCCGGCCTAATATCGTATGGTTCGGAGAGATGGTTCCCATGATGGAAACAGCTGCAAGGGAAGTTGCCCGGTGTGATATCCTGCTTGTCATCGGGACGTCTCTGGCCGTTTATCCGGCCGCTGGTCTGGTAGATCTCACGCAGCCCGGCACTCCCGTATACGTCATAGATCCGAAGCAGCCGGAATTCAGGTTTCAATCCAATGTTACTTTTATTCAAAAAACGGCTGCGGAGGGAACCCCAGAACTGGTTCAGGATCTGATTAAGAAGAAAAAAGAGCATTGA
- a CDS encoding SDR family NAD(P)-dependent oxidoreductase: MAQKTILVTGASKGIGYATAAYLAGEKKHVLAVARSKDRLEELKSKAPKRIETVACDLLDSSSIQNLVDAVRDQNLQITSLVHNAGGLIKKNFMELTDDDWNTMWNMNVMSAVRLLRALFPFFAKGAHIVTIGSMGGYQGSSKFPGLSAYSTSKGALSIWTEAMAAELKDDNISVNCLCLGAVQTEMFSAAFPGVKAPLKPEDIGEYIGDFAMKAHKFMNGKVLPVTSGDP, encoded by the coding sequence ATGGCTCAAAAAACCATTCTTGTCACAGGAGCAAGCAAAGGCATCGGATATGCAACAGCAGCATATCTTGCAGGTGAAAAAAAACATGTTCTGGCCGTCGCCCGGAGCAAAGACCGGCTAGAAGAACTGAAGTCCAAAGCACCGAAACGAATTGAAACCGTTGCCTGCGACCTGCTGGACTCCTCTTCCATTCAGAATCTTGTGGATGCAGTCCGCGATCAGAATCTGCAGATCACTTCACTTGTTCATAATGCAGGCGGTCTCATCAAAAAAAACTTCATGGAACTCACCGATGATGACTGGAATACGATGTGGAACATGAATGTCATGTCTGCTGTCCGTTTGCTGCGCGCTTTGTTTCCTTTCTTTGCAAAAGGAGCTCACATTGTCACTATCGGAAGCATGGGGGGATACCAGGGCAGCTCCAAATTCCCGGGTTTGTCGGCCTACAGCACCAGTAAAGGTGCACTGAGTATCTGGACAGAGGCTATGGCTGCAGAGCTGAAGGATGATAACATCTCTGTCAACTGCCTGTGCCTGGGTGCCGTCCAGACAGAAATGTTCTCTGCCGCTTTTCCGGGCGTAAAGGCACCGCTGAAACCTGAAGACATCGGTGAATATATCGGAGATTTTGCAATGAAAGCTCACAAATTCATGAATGGCAAAGTGCTTCCCGTCACTTCCGGTGATCCGTGA
- a CDS encoding OsmC family protein, translated as MIKSKLNPEPKYLTTIETGDHIQILDEPVSLGGNNQGPTPVQAVYSALAACISITLRMYADHKKIPLESVEITIEAEKKSVKDSDERFRDKPQMIDKGKVRFIHAIISVSGNLDAEHIQKLDVIAGKCPVHKMLKHGAWITHEIKVLNGK; from the coding sequence ATGATAAAGTCCAAACTCAACCCGGAACCAAAGTATCTCACAACTATTGAAACCGGTGACCATATTCAGATTCTGGATGAACCCGTATCACTGGGTGGCAACAATCAGGGACCAACACCTGTACAAGCGGTTTATTCGGCGTTGGCCGCATGTATTTCCATAACCCTCCGCATGTATGCCGATCATAAAAAAATCCCCCTGGAAAGTGTTGAGATCACGATTGAAGCTGAAAAAAAGTCTGTCAAAGACAGTGATGAACGGTTCAGGGATAAACCTCAGATGATCGACAAGGGTAAAGTCCGGTTCATTCATGCTATTATTTCTGTATCCGGAAATCTTGATGCTGAGCACATACAAAAGCTTGATGTCATCGCAGGAAAATGCCCGGTTCACAAAATGCTTAAGCACGGGGCCTGGATCACACACGAAATAAAGGTATTAAACGGCAAATAG
- a CDS encoding acyl-CoA dehydrogenase family protein: MNNNQDSSFSRFIKEYENVLHRVFRDSQNHKKVSLHRSIPPMLMRDIMQCKPLNVFIGKEHGGFGGNVSQCLKMLEASSYESLPLSLMMGINGALFIQPVSRYADKKVAKDVLWQFVNDQAMGGLMITEPGYGSDALHMQTAYQEAQNGYRIKGTKHWAGLTGWADYWLLTARKRKKDGTLARDIDFFIHDNRNSGIEVEEYFENLGLYMLPYGRNSIDVTVPADYKLDSGSTGIKLMLDMLHRSRMQFPGMAMGFLRRIADDALTHVTNRSVGGKSLFSYDQVKERMVRLQSWFTSCSAMCAYTSAHAPISKNLSTEDIPANAIKSIVTDMMQDAAQSFLQLTGAQGYKLDHMAGRGIIDSRPFQIFEGSNDILYQQIAESFIKRMRKAKISVLYDYLKSYELTQKASEYLEKDTNISVSADMAQRKQVVLGKMLGYVVTMNMVLDLGEKGFNNELIGNTLNVLSVEIKKFLNVLHELPESFPSEDIESSANWADFTS, translated from the coding sequence ATGAATAACAATCAGGATTCTTCCTTCAGCCGTTTCATAAAAGAGTATGAAAATGTGTTGCACCGGGTCTTCCGGGATTCACAAAATCATAAAAAAGTAAGTCTCCACAGAAGCATACCTCCCATGTTGATGAGGGACATTATGCAGTGCAAGCCCCTGAATGTATTCATCGGAAAAGAACACGGAGGCTTTGGAGGCAATGTAAGTCAATGCCTCAAAATGCTTGAAGCATCCTCTTATGAATCCCTGCCGCTCTCTTTGATGATGGGGATCAACGGTGCCCTGTTTATCCAACCTGTAAGCCGGTATGCTGACAAAAAAGTAGCAAAAGATGTGCTATGGCAGTTTGTGAATGATCAGGCAATGGGCGGATTGATGATAACCGAACCTGGATACGGATCGGATGCCTTGCATATGCAGACTGCTTACCAGGAGGCACAGAATGGTTACAGAATCAAGGGGACAAAGCACTGGGCAGGTTTAACCGGATGGGCGGATTACTGGCTTCTTACGGCCAGAAAAAGGAAAAAAGACGGTACGCTTGCACGTGACATTGATTTCTTCATTCACGACAACAGAAACTCCGGAATTGAAGTTGAAGAATATTTCGAGAATCTCGGTCTCTATATGCTGCCCTATGGCAGAAACAGTATTGATGTCACCGTTCCTGCTGATTATAAACTTGATTCAGGCTCTACAGGTATAAAGCTCATGCTGGATATGCTTCATCGCAGCCGCATGCAGTTTCCCGGTATGGCAATGGGCTTTTTGCGAAGAATTGCTGATGATGCTCTAACGCATGTCACAAACAGAAGTGTCGGCGGAAAAAGTCTTTTTTCATATGACCAGGTTAAGGAAAGGATGGTAAGACTACAGTCATGGTTCACATCCTGTTCGGCTATGTGCGCCTATACCAGTGCGCATGCTCCGATATCCAAAAACCTGTCAACCGAAGACATTCCGGCAAATGCCATCAAATCGATTGTTACAGATATGATGCAGGATGCCGCCCAGTCATTTCTGCAGCTTACCGGAGCGCAGGGGTACAAACTGGACCATATGGCCGGACGGGGAATTATCGACAGCCGGCCGTTTCAGATATTTGAAGGGTCCAATGACATTTTGTACCAGCAGATAGCCGAGTCCTTTATCAAAAGGATGAGAAAAGCCAAAATATCGGTGCTCTATGATTATCTGAAAAGTTACGAGTTAACTCAAAAAGCATCTGAATATCTGGAAAAGGATACCAATATTTCTGTTTCTGCCGATATGGCCCAAAGAAAGCAGGTTGTTCTCGGCAAAATGCTTGGTTATGTCGTAACCATGAACATGGTTCTGGACCTGGGTGAAAAGGGATTTAACAATGAGCTTATCGGGAATACCCTGAATGTTCTTTCCGTGGAAATAAAGAAGTTTCTCAATGTTCTGCACGAACTGCCGGAATCATTTCCAAGTGAAGACATTGAGAGCAGTGCAAACTGGGCTGATTTCACCAGCTGA
- a CDS encoding SGNH/GDSL hydrolase family protein: protein MKQEEKEALLEYLVQFSNIEKRFPLFQGIKDAEAVADFIGLDSDQFQSIRNHFDEQAKKAAEEILKDEKMLELIESLPIEADATIAVVGDAITDDRQGWFQIFRNVLEMAVPKANYRFIDASLGESLSSDALRRLERDVIAHKPDWIFVALGSQDAQRLHLTTGRTLVSLAEFWENINAIESAILQNCDNPPVWITPPPVISELMQQMPLHAGVVLEEDLKEFREVISGKSGYIVDPAGKRMGSPPDAWNFLNDGFHPSLAGNTETVKSIIKTFAEAEKQDKGENDGNEPGGPDDG from the coding sequence ATGAAACAGGAAGAAAAAGAAGCGTTGCTCGAATATCTGGTCCAGTTTTCAAATATTGAAAAACGGTTTCCTTTATTTCAGGGCATCAAAGATGCTGAAGCAGTGGCCGACTTCATCGGTCTGGACTCAGATCAGTTTCAGAGTATAAGAAATCACTTTGATGAGCAGGCAAAAAAGGCTGCTGAAGAGATACTCAAAGACGAAAAAATGCTGGAACTGATTGAGAGCCTGCCAATTGAGGCGGATGCTACCATAGCGGTTGTAGGTGACGCAATTACGGATGACAGGCAGGGTTGGTTTCAAATATTCCGGAACGTACTTGAAATGGCTGTTCCGAAGGCAAATTACCGGTTTATCGATGCCAGTTTAGGTGAGTCATTATCTTCGGATGCACTCCGCAGGCTGGAACGGGATGTTATTGCCCATAAACCGGACTGGATATTTGTTGCACTTGGAAGCCAGGATGCACAACGGCTGCATTTGACAACAGGACGAACACTGGTTTCTCTTGCCGAGTTTTGGGAGAACATCAATGCCATTGAATCGGCTATACTTCAAAACTGCGACAACCCGCCTGTGTGGATTACTCCACCACCGGTCATATCCGAACTGATGCAGCAAATGCCTCTTCATGCCGGTGTCGTACTTGAGGAAGACCTGAAAGAGTTCAGGGAAGTGATATCGGGTAAATCCGGTTACATAGTAGATCCCGCCGGAAAACGCATGGGTTCACCACCTGATGCCTGGAATTTTCTCAATGACGGCTTCCATCCATCACTCGCAGGGAATACTGAGACCGTAAAAAGTATCATTAAAACATTTGCTGAAGCTGAGAAGCAGGATAAGGGAGAAAATGACGGCAACGAACCAGGCGGCCCGGATGACGGATAA